A genomic stretch from bacterium includes:
- a CDS encoding kelch repeat-containing protein, translated as MSKIKIFSFVIFFLFSTIAGSAGRWGRTGDLNVGRCGSPTSLLSDGKLIIIGTQDSETSGYEVFDPATGKWTRTAMPSGVEDDDAHTNAILLPNGKVFYVTSWTFNKNWLYDESANTFTASAASNSFSKCGAWATLFRNEKVIIADDGRTPYIYDYTTDAIAVTGLPSNYHYNASEVLLPSDKVLIIGGGSFAWSGDSKNCEIYTYSSGTWATTGLMNISRTSATAVLLPPPWNNKVLVAGGVGGGVRLKTCELYDINAGAWSITDSMKIGKCAGGFALLPSGDVLATGEGTLVSELYSPATETWYSTDTTLIARGHGTLAILPTGKVLAIGSSAGGAPFTKQVEIYDPSNGLWQNKNSFNTAREAQTVTILPIIHTSNCSTNVLIAGGQNVGGALSLCELYNYCKDTVSNTASLNDARSNHTAVLLTSGNVLVAGGKNVSAISSAELYDVSTETWANTGSMATARFNHSATFLSDGRVLVAGGENSSVLNSCEVYNSGVWNSAGNMNVPRTKHTSVLLLDGTVLVIGGQTTGGNSSATCELWDGTNWTNKASLNTARYFHTATLLQSGQVLVIGGTTDGTSPLSTCEIYDPVANTWTLEGALNNARFLHNATILYSGLVLVTGGHNGVTPLSSCEIWDPAERIPGTNTNKWKNTVSLSTPRAYHSSVLVPAVQPYILTIGGNNGTYLNSIEQYDIGLGYRNEWQSTITNHQSVSTLSTNTHIEGTLFRGVSEADGGNYCHMASNDHPIMSFVRVGGGNFQGNGGGELLYMPISTSWNETHTDVTLPSNAAAGNYRIWSIVNGIPCRWCLGCQAGIEENTKPKINNTILKISKNPFTYSTNVSYFIPKTTKVSLTIYDISGRTIKTLVNSEQEQGNYNINVSAKHLKPGIYLIRLKTNSLISTQKLILIKT; from the coding sequence ATGTCTAAAATCAAAATTTTCTCATTTGTGATCTTTTTTTTATTTTCAACAATTGCCGGAAGCGCGGGAAGATGGGGAAGAACGGGCGACCTTAACGTAGGCAGATGTGGTTCTCCAACATCATTACTTTCAGATGGGAAGCTAATAATAATCGGAACGCAGGACTCAGAAACTTCAGGCTATGAGGTTTTTGATCCCGCAACGGGAAAATGGACAAGAACTGCAATGCCTTCAGGAGTTGAAGACGATGATGCTCATACAAATGCCATCCTTCTTCCAAATGGTAAAGTTTTTTACGTAACAAGTTGGACATTTAATAAAAACTGGCTTTACGATGAATCTGCAAATACTTTCACTGCATCTGCGGCATCCAACAGTTTTAGCAAATGTGGCGCATGGGCAACACTATTCAGAAATGAAAAAGTAATTATAGCGGATGATGGGAGAACTCCATATATTTATGACTATACTACAGATGCCATAGCCGTAACAGGTCTTCCGTCTAATTATCATTATAACGCTTCAGAAGTTTTATTACCTTCCGATAAAGTTCTTATAATTGGAGGTGGATCTTTTGCATGGAGTGGAGACAGCAAAAATTGCGAAATTTATACTTATTCTTCAGGGACATGGGCAACCACAGGGCTTATGAATATCAGTAGAACCAGTGCTACCGCAGTCCTTTTGCCCCCGCCATGGAATAATAAAGTATTGGTAGCGGGTGGAGTTGGCGGAGGCGTCAGGTTAAAAACATGTGAACTTTATGATATTAACGCCGGGGCATGGTCGATTACCGATAGTATGAAGATTGGAAAATGTGCAGGAGGATTTGCATTATTACCGTCAGGAGATGTTTTAGCAACGGGTGAAGGCACTTTAGTATCCGAACTTTATTCACCTGCAACCGAAACGTGGTATTCCACGGATACAACACTAATAGCAAGAGGGCACGGAACCCTTGCCATTTTACCTACCGGCAAAGTATTGGCGATTGGGTCTTCTGCGGGAGGAGCTCCATTTACAAAACAAGTCGAAATATATGACCCTTCAAATGGATTATGGCAAAACAAAAACTCATTTAATACCGCACGTGAAGCTCAAACCGTAACGATACTCCCGATAATACACACGAGCAATTGCAGCACTAATGTTCTTATTGCAGGGGGGCAAAATGTCGGTGGTGCGCTTAGTTTATGTGAATTATATAATTATTGCAAAGATACCGTAAGCAACACAGCTTCTCTTAATGACGCAAGAAGCAACCATACCGCAGTTTTATTGACATCCGGGAATGTTTTGGTAGCGGGCGGGAAAAACGTTTCTGCCATCAGTTCGGCAGAACTATATGACGTATCAACTGAGACATGGGCAAACACAGGAAGTATGGCTACCGCAAGATTTAATCACAGCGCTACTTTTCTTAGTGATGGAAGAGTTCTTGTAGCCGGTGGAGAAAATAGTAGTGTTTTAAATTCTTGTGAAGTTTATAATTCAGGCGTCTGGAATAGTGCAGGAAATATGAATGTTCCAAGGACAAAGCATACGTCCGTTCTTTTACTGGATGGCACCGTTCTTGTTATAGGCGGACAAACAACAGGGGGAAATTCTTCGGCCACCTGTGAATTATGGGATGGTACAAACTGGACAAATAAAGCCTCTTTAAACACGGCAAGATATTTTCATACTGCTACTCTTTTACAATCGGGACAAGTTTTGGTAATAGGCGGAACAACTGATGGAACATCTCCATTGTCAACCTGTGAAATATATGACCCGGTTGCAAATACGTGGACATTAGAAGGCGCTTTAAATAATGCAAGGTTTTTACATAACGCTACTATCCTTTACTCCGGTCTTGTTCTGGTGACAGGGGGGCACAATGGGGTAACCCCACTTTCAAGTTGTGAAATATGGGACCCTGCCGAACGAATTCCGGGAACAAACACAAATAAATGGAAAAACACCGTATCACTTTCCACTCCACGAGCATATCATTCTTCTGTTCTTGTTCCTGCCGTGCAACCATATATATTAACAATCGGCGGAAATAATGGGACATATCTTAATTCCATTGAACAATATGATATAGGGCTCGGATATAGAAATGAATGGCAATCAACAATAACAAATCATCAAAGCGTAAGCACTTTATCTACTAACACACATATAGAAGGGACACTTTTCAGAGGTGTATCCGAAGCAGATGGAGGAAATTACTGTCATATGGCTTCAAATGACCATCCAATTATGTCATTTGTCCGTGTTGGCGGCGGGAATTTTCAGGGCAACGGAGGCGGAGAATTGCTTTATATGCCGATTAGCACTTCCTGGAATGAAACACATACGGACGTAACTCTTCCATCCAATGCAGCTGCGGGGAATTACAGAATATGGTCAATAGTTAATGGAATACCTTGCAGGTGGTGTTTAGGTTGTCAGGCCGGGATTGAAGAAAATACGAAACCTAAAATTAACAACACAATATTGAAAATATCTAAAAACCCATTTACCTATTCTACAAATGTAAGTTATTTCATACCCAAAACAACTAAAGTTTCATTAACAATATATGACATATCGGGAAGGACAATTAAAACACTGGTTAATTCGGAACAAGAACAGGGGAACTACAATATTAATGTCAGCGCAAAACATTTAAAACCGGGCATCTACCTCATAAGATTAAAAACAAATTCTTTAATTTCAACTCAAAAACTTATCCTGATAAAAACATAA
- a CDS encoding manganese efflux pump MntP family protein, with protein sequence MLTYVFIAFGLAMDAFAVSITSGAIIKNVKSGPPTKKGEIFDNALKIALFFGVFQMGMPLIGWFVGSYLDRFISSFDHWVAFGLLSLIGIKMIHEATKKESEKKEINPLNLYVLLLLSVATSIDALAVGLSFAFLRVSIITPIMIIGIITFSLSFIGVFIGNKAGHFFENKIEILGGIILIAIGLKILIQHLI encoded by the coding sequence ATGTTAACTTATGTATTTATAGCTTTTGGTCTGGCAATGGATGCTTTTGCTGTCTCCATTACGAGTGGCGCAATTATAAAAAATGTAAAATCCGGTCCCCCTACAAAGAAAGGCGAGATCTTCGACAATGCGTTAAAAATTGCACTCTTCTTTGGTGTGTTTCAGATGGGTATGCCATTAATAGGCTGGTTTGTGGGATCTTACCTTGACCGTTTTATTTCAAGTTTTGACCACTGGGTAGCCTTTGGATTATTAAGTTTAATAGGGATTAAAATGATTCATGAAGCAACAAAAAAAGAATCAGAAAAAAAAGAAATTAACCCGTTGAACTTATATGTACTGTTGTTATTATCCGTTGCCACAAGCATTGACGCATTAGCGGTTGGTTTGAGTTTTGCATTTTTAAGAGTTTCCATCATAACCCCAATAATGATTATTGGGATTATCACTTTTTCACTCTCTTTTATAGGCGTGTTTATTGGCAATAAAGCCGGGCATTTTTTTGAGAATAAAATCGAAATTCTTGGCGGTATAATTTTAATTGCTATTGGATTAAAAATTCTCATACAACATCTAATCTGA
- a CDS encoding PilX N-terminal domain-containing pilus assembly protein translates to MDKERGVSLILVMSVLVILGLLVITLMTMSMSEIRISVAGSDSKIAFHSAEAGLERGISEVPAKCEAFPASPDTWITLVNNAKYKSGLPNTIPTPPQLVGAAYKEGFSIEEGNEFFDFKYDVITSGKMNKSKRVVKARIKCGPLGRGGTQY, encoded by the coding sequence ATGGATAAAGAAAGAGGTGTTTCACTCATATTGGTCATGAGCGTACTCGTTATACTTGGATTATTGGTTATAACTTTAATGACAATGAGTATGAGCGAAATTAGAATCAGTGTTGCGGGTTCAGACTCGAAAATTGCATTTCATTCTGCAGAAGCCGGGTTAGAACGGGGCATATCAGAGGTGCCGGCAAAATGTGAGGCATTCCCGGCATCACCGGATACATGGATTACGCTTGTTAATAATGCAAAATATAAAAGCGGGTTGCCAAATACGATTCCAACTCCTCCTCAACTTGTTGGCGCTGCTTATAAGGAGGGATTCAGCATAGAAGAAGGCAACGAATTCTTTGATTTCAAGTATGATGTAATAACTTCAGGCAAAATGAATAAAAGTAAACGTGTCGTAAAAGCGAGAATTAAATGTGGTCCGCTTGGAAGAGGTGGAACACAGTATTGA
- a CDS encoding PilC/PilY family type IV pilus protein, which translates to MKKLIFVLSFLCFSIKAISEDVDLFTITVYPDILLIFDTSGSMTFDMNGNYTWGDGSDLYPGRDTNGDGFKNDSRMYILKNGLRQAIQAHNSIRFGLMTYGQYKATNEYARDWYRTSPYTDSKVQKIPWHGVDGSGNDYWPKNYPEATKTILRAKMGSSLDSIKQWIDNTGQINEFRADGGTPMGGALYWAKQYYTQEIIPKDVAKRCRGYFVLLCSDGAETGYPSYNTHSPYTEAKNLRNIQILGIKYDVKTFVCGVAVAGGADAKCLDSIAKLGGTEHYYPATSPDLLDSALNQIIGIMEERATSFSGPEVPSVRTEYYNNMYIASFMPSESSPFWQGYLKAFRLNPDGTLPQDDSGYILSTPLWEAGTVLKNMTSAERTIYTQKNNSRVVFNPTYIDSNDLGVADDSVESLINYVRGDNEYSWKLGDIFHSWPVCVGPPSPWYTDEGYEGFKAVNKHRRKIVISGANDGMLHAFDAGTYVAQGDTFTPGTGQELWAFIPKNQLSRLKNLTTTHGYYVDGNPIVFDTWIPSTIGDTTKDSTEWKTELICGERSGGSYYFGLDVTNTQNPSFLWEIGGDTMFAQTWSSPAIGRVKVGTGEKTIAVIGGGFNKASGTLGRAVYVIDAKDGTVLKKFTNTHMTNCIPSDPILVDTSNDGLSDYIYIGDIKGQLWKFDIRSTLPASWTGSRIFVSTSEQPFYYPPSCAYDADGHLWLFFGGGDRDSLRKTNTYNRFYGMRDNKQTTPYTDSDLSNITGGGTANSNGWYRALSKNEKSISKPIVFNEIVYFTTYEPLNPDNPCNIEGLARLYHTKFTTGKAPDDDSLFEEIGEGVPMSPQISVTATGDFVITIGGSKGELISEKVKGPSNFKQIIYWKEQKNY; encoded by the coding sequence ATGAAAAAACTCATTTTCGTACTATCTTTTTTATGTTTCTCTATAAAAGCGATTTCTGAAGATGTTGACCTTTTTACTATAACTGTTTACCCGGATATATTACTTATTTTTGATACTTCCGGCTCAATGACTTTTGATATGAACGGCAATTACACATGGGGAGATGGAAGCGATTTGTATCCCGGCAGAGATACAAATGGAGATGGATTTAAAAATGATTCGAGAATGTATATTCTGAAAAATGGGCTTCGGCAGGCTATTCAGGCACACAATAGTATAAGATTCGGTTTAATGACTTATGGGCAATATAAAGCTACCAATGAATATGCTCGTGATTGGTATCGAACATCTCCTTATACCGATTCAAAAGTTCAAAAAATTCCATGGCACGGAGTAGATGGAAGCGGAAACGATTACTGGCCTAAAAATTACCCTGAAGCAACAAAAACGATTTTAAGGGCAAAAATGGGATCTTCCCTGGACTCTATTAAACAATGGATTGATAACACCGGGCAAATCAATGAATTCCGAGCAGATGGAGGAACTCCTATGGGTGGCGCTCTTTACTGGGCAAAACAGTATTATACACAGGAAATCATACCTAAAGATGTCGCAAAACGCTGCAGAGGGTATTTTGTATTGCTTTGTTCCGATGGTGCAGAAACCGGATACCCCAGTTATAATACCCATTCACCTTATACTGAAGCAAAAAATCTTCGAAATATACAGATTTTAGGAATTAAGTATGATGTTAAGACTTTTGTTTGTGGCGTAGCTGTCGCAGGAGGTGCTGACGCTAAATGCCTTGATTCTATTGCTAAACTCGGTGGGACTGAACATTACTACCCCGCAACATCACCTGACTTGCTTGACTCAGCTCTTAATCAAATCATTGGAATAATGGAAGAACGCGCTACTTCTTTTTCGGGTCCTGAAGTTCCTTCCGTCAGAACCGAATACTATAATAATATGTATATAGCTTCTTTTATGCCTTCTGAATCCAGCCCTTTCTGGCAAGGATACTTAAAAGCTTTTCGTTTAAATCCCGATGGAACATTACCTCAAGATGATTCAGGATATATTCTATCAACTCCTCTATGGGAAGCAGGGACAGTTCTTAAAAATATGACCTCCGCGGAAAGGACTATTTATACTCAAAAAAATAACAGTCGCGTCGTGTTTAATCCAACTTATATAGATTCTAATGATTTAGGAGTTGCCGATGATTCCGTGGAATCTCTTATAAATTATGTAAGGGGAGATAATGAGTATAGTTGGAAATTAGGAGATATATTCCATTCCTGGCCTGTTTGTGTGGGTCCACCTTCTCCGTGGTATACCGATGAGGGATATGAAGGGTTCAAGGCAGTAAATAAACATCGCAGGAAAATCGTTATTAGTGGTGCAAATGATGGTATGTTACACGCATTTGATGCAGGAACGTATGTAGCACAGGGAGATACTTTTACTCCCGGGACAGGACAAGAATTATGGGCGTTTATTCCCAAAAACCAGTTGTCCAGATTAAAAAACTTAACAACCACGCACGGCTACTATGTGGATGGTAATCCTATTGTATTTGACACATGGATTCCATCAACCATTGGCGATACAACAAAAGACAGCACTGAATGGAAAACCGAATTGATTTGCGGAGAACGTAGTGGTGGGAGTTATTATTTCGGACTTGACGTAACCAATACTCAAAATCCATCATTCTTATGGGAAATTGGTGGCGACACAATGTTCGCACAAACATGGTCAAGCCCGGCAATAGGAAGAGTAAAGGTAGGGACAGGAGAAAAAACTATTGCAGTGATTGGTGGCGGATTTAACAAAGCATCCGGAACTTTGGGACGGGCAGTTTATGTTATTGACGCAAAAGATGGAACCGTGCTTAAGAAATTTACTAATACACATATGACAAATTGCATACCTTCCGACCCTATTCTTGTTGATACTTCAAATGATGGACTTTCAGATTATATATATATCGGGGACATAAAAGGACAGTTATGGAAATTTGATATTCGCAGTACTCTCCCGGCAAGTTGGACAGGCAGTAGAATTTTTGTATCCACAAGCGAACAGCCATTCTATTACCCTCCATCCTGCGCTTACGACGCAGATGGGCATTTATGGCTATTCTTTGGTGGAGGGGATAGAGATTCTTTAAGAAAAACCAATACTTACAACAGATTCTACGGTATGAGAGATAATAAGCAAACCACACCTTATACGGATTCAGACTTATCAAATATTACGGGTGGAGGGACGGCTAATAGTAATGGATGGTATAGAGCGCTTAGTAAAAATGAAAAATCCATTTCAAAACCAATTGTATTTAATGAAATAGTTTATTTTACGACTTATGAACCTTTAAATCCTGATAACCCTTGTAATATTGAAGGATTGGCAAGATTATATCACACGAAATTTACAACGGGTAAAGCGCCGGATGACGACTCCCTGTTTGAAGAAATTGGTGAAGGTGTGCCTATGAGTCCGCAAATATCCGTTACCGCAACCGGTGATTTTGTTATTACTATCGGCGGCAGTAAAGGGGAACTTATAAGCGAAAAAGTTAAAGGGCCATCCAATTTCAAACAAATAATTTATTGGAAAGAACAAAAGAATTATTAG
- a CDS encoding L-threonylcarbamoyladenylate synthase, with the protein MNKTDLIEGAISTLGNGGIIGFPTDTVYGIGCDAHNLIAIDKIYKIKHRNKAKPLILFIKDTSELDKYVYVPEIGSKLINTFWPGALTIIFKAKPGSPVTSSNNTLGVRIPDSEPILSVLYQYKNPLVMTSANIQSEPPPTSHSGLNIKLDFVIPGTSGNIPSTIIDISFSPVILREGKISREEIESVIGKITNAKY; encoded by the coding sequence ATGAATAAAACGGATTTAATAGAAGGTGCGATATCTACACTTGGCAACGGGGGAATAATCGGATTTCCCACGGATACTGTTTATGGAATAGGTTGTGATGCGCATAATTTAATTGCAATTGACAAAATATATAAAATAAAACACAGGAACAAGGCAAAACCTTTGATTCTTTTCATTAAAGATACATCCGAACTTGATAAATATGTATATGTTCCTGAAATTGGATCAAAGCTAATAAATACTTTTTGGCCCGGCGCATTAACGATTATTTTCAAAGCCAAACCGGGTTCACCTGTCACAAGTTCTAATAATACACTTGGCGTAAGAATTCCTGATTCCGAACCTATTCTTTCCGTTTTATACCAATATAAAAACCCTCTTGTAATGACAAGCGCAAATATACAATCCGAGCCTCCTCCAACTTCTCACTCAGGGCTAAATATTAAATTAGATTTTGTTATCCCGGGGACTTCCGGCAATATTCCTTCTACAATTATTGACATAAGTTTTTCTCCTGTTATACTACGGGAAGGTAAAATTTCTAGAGAAGAAATAGAATCGGTCATAGGAAAAATAACGAATGCCAAATACTGA
- the map gene encoding type I methionyl aminopeptidase produces the protein MINLKSQREIALMREAGAIVGNLLNLFNSMVKPGVTTIELDKFAENFIIKHNAKPAFKGFVSAFKQHYPYTLCTSVNESVVHEMPSKRVLQEGDIISIDVGTYYKGYYGDGAYTFTVGEVNKSKLNLIEVTKHSLELALKKAYPGNHLTDISNTIQTYVESNGFSIVRDFTGHGIGTKLHEEPTIFNFGSPSRGPVLEPGMTLAIEPMVNAGTYEVKVMNDGWRAVTLDGKPSAHFEHTIVITESEPQILTLLK, from the coding sequence ATGATTAACTTGAAATCTCAAAGAGAAATTGCTTTAATGCGAGAAGCGGGAGCAATTGTCGGTAATTTACTGAACTTATTTAATTCAATGGTAAAACCGGGAGTCACTACAATTGAACTGGATAAATTTGCAGAGAATTTCATAATTAAACATAACGCTAAACCTGCTTTTAAGGGCTTCGTTTCTGCGTTTAAACAACATTATCCTTATACTCTTTGCACATCGGTCAATGAATCCGTAGTCCATGAAATGCCTTCCAAACGTGTTTTACAAGAAGGAGACATAATTTCTATTGATGTCGGAACTTACTACAAGGGGTATTATGGAGATGGGGCATATACTTTTACAGTTGGCGAAGTTAACAAATCTAAATTAAACTTAATTGAAGTAACTAAACATTCATTAGAACTTGCCCTAAAAAAAGCTTACCCGGGGAATCATTTAACGGATATTTCCAATACTATCCAGACTTATGTCGAATCAAATGGATTTTCAATTGTCCGTGATTTTACCGGACATGGGATAGGAACTAAATTGCACGAGGAACCTACAATATTTAATTTTGGGAGTCCTTCTCGTGGGCCTGTGCTTGAACCCGGAATGACGCTTGCAATTGAGCCAATGGTAAACGCGGGGACTTATGAAGTAAAAGTTATGAATGATGGTTGGCGGGCAGTTACTCTTGACGGGAAACCTTCTGCCCATTTTGAACATACTATTGTAATAACGGAAAGCGAGCCTCAAATTTTAACGTTACTAAAATAA
- the murJ gene encoding murein biosynthesis integral membrane protein MurJ, which translates to MKKHSLLKGALNFSIGTGISRILGLLREIVFAHFFGAGIAMDAFRVAFRIPNLLRDVLAEGTLTPAFVPMFADYHANKDKKTTTEFVSLILGTMLLITGAITLISIIFAPWLVKLVAYGFQGEKFLLTVKLTRILFPFLIFITVSALVMGVLNFFNHFFTTGIASCWFDVAIIGIGVALAPQFGITSIAIGALIGGALQLISQFPQLRKEGYLVRPKFKFTPEVKKVLLLMMPIAIGYSAMKINTIINTLIASFLQDGVIAWLEYAFRIMWVPVGVLGVALANVALPSAAKNLSGEHRKEFTKTIRTTFIYGVLCSIVSTVLIWVLAYPVCKLLYQHGKFTPTDTINTAKALQAYAMGIPGLILARILATGFYALKDTKTPMIASFITVIVNVIFVLVLVKVIGFTGIPWASSISNSVNALWLGILLLKKLTPNR; encoded by the coding sequence ATGAAAAAACATAGTCTTCTAAAAGGTGCACTTAATTTTAGTATCGGCACGGGTATTTCTAGAATACTTGGTCTCTTGAGGGAAATAGTATTCGCGCATTTTTTTGGTGCCGGTATCGCTATGGATGCTTTCCGCGTGGCATTCAGAATCCCAAACCTATTGAGAGACGTTCTTGCGGAAGGGACATTAACTCCTGCGTTTGTGCCTATGTTTGCAGACTATCACGCAAATAAGGATAAAAAAACAACTACCGAATTCGTAAGCCTTATCCTTGGGACAATGCTCTTAATTACCGGAGCAATAACTTTAATTAGCATAATATTTGCTCCCTGGTTGGTTAAACTTGTTGCTTATGGATTCCAGGGAGAAAAATTTCTTCTTACCGTTAAACTAACCCGTATCTTATTTCCATTTCTTATATTCATTACGGTTTCTGCCCTTGTAATGGGCGTTTTAAACTTTTTTAATCATTTTTTTACTACAGGAATAGCATCTTGTTGGTTTGACGTTGCCATTATTGGAATTGGAGTTGCTCTTGCACCTCAATTCGGAATTACATCAATAGCTATTGGCGCACTTATCGGAGGCGCTTTACAACTTATTTCCCAATTTCCTCAATTACGCAAAGAAGGATATCTCGTGCGTCCAAAATTTAAGTTTACGCCTGAAGTAAAAAAAGTTCTTCTCCTTATGATGCCTATTGCAATTGGATACAGCGCAATGAAAATCAACACGATAATAAATACTCTTATCGCATCTTTCCTTCAGGATGGAGTAATTGCATGGCTTGAATATGCTTTCAGGATAATGTGGGTTCCCGTTGGAGTGCTGGGGGTTGCGCTTGCTAATGTTGCTTTGCCATCCGCTGCAAAAAACCTTTCCGGGGAACACAGAAAAGAATTTACTAAAACGATACGGACTACTTTTATTTATGGGGTGCTTTGCAGCATTGTATCAACGGTTTTAATCTGGGTACTGGCTTACCCTGTATGCAAACTCCTGTATCAACACGGCAAATTCACTCCAACGGATACAATAAATACGGCAAAGGCTTTACAGGCATACGCTATGGGAATACCCGGTCTTATACTGGCAAGAATTCTTGCTACGGGATTTTATGCATTAAAAGATACTAAAACTCCTATGATTGCAAGTTTTATTACCGTTATAGTTAACGTAATATTTGTGCTTGTGCTTGTAAAAGTTATAGGGTTTACCGGAATCCCGTGGGCAAGTTCCATATCCAATTCTGTAAATGCTTTATGGTTGGGAATCTTATTACTTAAGAAACTCACACCAAACCGCTAA